A region from the Nostoc sp. HK-01 genome encodes:
- a CDS encoding cyclic nucleotide-regulated ABC bacteriocin/lantibiotic exporter, translated as MTYIKSAFQEFIATLEGFDQLPLEVIVSISEKLEAWRYRIGQKIIGNESILQKVIFLYEGQVRLLGYEPQTQTAITLKLLKPGAIIGEISFLRQVPCEIAIASTEVICLALNLDEYSRLLSQYPEFAKTRQNHSNISEVFSVLGVQIAKQANAVANFQELSEQALFSAKIHYLSPGKTAYNKLDSNSIWFVSGGEIKNLAPGDRFELSDNSSIEVLGRTPARLIGFAPEDLSFLDNYNTPSEELAINDTQLTITDELDIPYAPDEITPANYPAPKQQKYLKYPFVRGNGEVNATFACFQMLSQHLQIPLRREVVRRILSEQIKRQGSISFPACAYLAELIGLKAQLVDLPANTLERLPTPALIRYRGNFAVLYAADAHHVVVGAPSQGIVRCKPKELLAHLELEEGNYQPQMRVLLLSATKETPQERFGVSWFLPYLSRYRRVLIEVFIASFFVQLAQLANPLVIQLIIDKVIVQNSISTLNVLGVLLLVVGLFEAVISTLRTYLFVDTTNRIDMGLGSQIIDHLLRLPLRYFERRPVGELSTRINELENIRQFLTGTALTVGLDALFSVVYIVVMLFYSWQLTLVGLGTIPIFVVITLIASPTISKQLRNKAERNAETQSYLVEVMSGIQTVKAQNIELRSRFSWQERYARYVGAGFKTVVTSTLANSTSSFLNKLSSLLVLWVGAYLVLQGELTLGELIAFRIISGYVTGPILRLAQLWQNFQETALSLERLSDIVDTPEEGEADRGNIPLPAIDGAIKFDNVSFRFTPSGPLQLSNINIEFTAGQFVGIVGQSGSGKSTMMKLLLRLYDVESGRILIDGYDIAKVELYSLRRQIGVVPQETLLFDGTVQENIALTNPEATTEEIIEAARVACAHEFIMGLPNGYNTRVGERGAGLSGGQRQRIAIARSVLQRPKLLVLDEATSALDYPTERQVCLNLAKAFQGSTVFFITHRLNTVSHADTIVVMDASRVIEQGSHQELMAAKGHYYYLYQQQEVNL; from the coding sequence ATGACATATATTAAAAGTGCGTTTCAAGAATTTATCGCCACTTTAGAAGGATTTGACCAATTACCGTTAGAAGTAATTGTGAGTATCTCGGAAAAACTTGAAGCTTGGCGCTATCGTATTGGACAGAAAATTATTGGTAACGAAAGCATACTACAAAAAGTCATCTTTCTTTATGAAGGACAAGTCCGCCTCTTGGGATATGAACCGCAAACACAAACAGCCATTACTTTAAAATTGCTCAAACCAGGCGCAATAATTGGGGAAATTAGTTTCTTGCGTCAGGTTCCTTGTGAAATTGCGATCGCCTCCACAGAAGTGATATGTTTAGCTTTAAACCTTGACGAATATTCGCGCCTATTATCACAATATCCAGAATTTGCGAAAACTCGTCAAAATCACAGCAACATCTCCGAAGTTTTTAGTGTTTTAGGTGTACAAATAGCCAAGCAAGCTAATGCTGTTGCTAATTTTCAGGAACTATCCGAACAGGCTTTATTCAGCGCTAAAATACATTACTTATCTCCTGGTAAAACTGCCTATAACAAACTAGATAGCAACAGTATTTGGTTTGTTAGTGGCGGCGAAATTAAGAATTTGGCTCCAGGCGATCGCTTCGAATTAAGTGATAATAGTTCAATTGAAGTTTTGGGAAGAACTCCCGCAAGGTTAATTGGGTTCGCTCCAGAAGATTTATCATTTTTAGATAACTATAATACTCCGTCTGAAGAACTTGCTATTAATGACACTCAACTAACTATTACAGACGAGTTAGATATTCCCTATGCTCCTGACGAAATTACTCCAGCAAACTATCCAGCGCCAAAACAACAAAAATATTTAAAATATCCCTTCGTTCGTGGTAATGGAGAAGTAAATGCGACCTTTGCTTGTTTTCAAATGTTGTCTCAGCATTTACAAATTCCTTTGCGTCGAGAAGTTGTCCGGCGCATTTTATCTGAGCAAATTAAACGTCAAGGTAGTATATCTTTTCCAGCTTGTGCTTATTTAGCAGAATTAATTGGTTTAAAAGCGCAGTTAGTAGATTTACCTGCTAACACCCTTGAACGTCTTCCTACACCAGCACTAATTCGCTATCGAGGAAATTTTGCTGTTTTGTACGCCGCAGATGCACATCATGTTGTGGTTGGTGCGCCATCCCAAGGTATAGTACGCTGTAAACCAAAAGAATTGCTGGCGCATTTAGAACTTGAAGAAGGTAACTATCAGCCACAAATGCGGGTATTACTGCTGAGTGCTACCAAAGAAACACCCCAAGAACGATTTGGTGTATCGTGGTTTTTACCTTATTTGTCGCGCTACCGTCGAGTATTGATTGAAGTCTTTATTGCTTCCTTCTTTGTCCAATTAGCACAACTGGCTAACCCCCTCGTCATTCAGCTGATTATCGACAAAGTAATTGTCCAAAACAGTATTAGCACTTTGAATGTTTTGGGAGTGCTACTGTTAGTAGTGGGACTATTTGAAGCTGTAATTAGTACTTTGCGGACTTACTTATTTGTTGATACAACAAACCGCATCGATATGGGTTTGGGTTCGCAGATTATTGACCATTTACTACGGCTACCACTGCGCTATTTTGAACGGCGACCAGTGGGGGAATTGTCAACTAGAATTAATGAGTTAGAAAATATTCGGCAGTTTCTCACAGGGACAGCGTTAACTGTAGGGTTAGATGCGTTATTTTCAGTAGTTTATATTGTTGTCATGCTGTTTTACAGTTGGCAACTGACTTTAGTCGGTTTAGGGACAATTCCGATATTTGTTGTTATTACTTTAATTGCCTCACCCACCATCAGTAAACAATTACGCAACAAAGCCGAACGCAACGCCGAAACTCAATCTTATTTAGTTGAGGTGATGTCTGGTATTCAGACAGTGAAAGCCCAAAATATTGAATTGCGATCGCGTTTTTCTTGGCAAGAGCGTTATGCTCGTTATGTGGGGGCTGGATTTAAAACTGTTGTCACCTCTACCTTGGCAAATTCTACTAGTAGCTTTCTGAATAAACTCAGTAGTTTACTAGTTTTATGGGTAGGTGCTTATTTAGTTTTACAAGGCGAACTAACATTAGGGGAATTAATCGCTTTTCGGATTATTTCTGGTTATGTTACTGGCCCAATTTTACGGTTAGCACAACTCTGGCAAAACTTCCAAGAAACTGCCTTATCTTTAGAACGATTAAGTGATATTGTGGATACGCCAGAAGAAGGCGAAGCTGACAGAGGTAATATTCCTCTACCAGCAATTGACGGTGCAATTAAATTTGACAACGTTTCCTTCCGATTTACACCTAGTGGGCCACTGCAACTTTCTAATATCAATATTGAATTTACCGCCGGACAATTTGTCGGTATTGTTGGGCAGAGTGGCTCAGGTAAAAGTACGATGATGAAATTGCTGCTGAGACTTTATGATGTGGAGTCAGGCAGAATTTTAATTGATGGTTATGATATTGCCAAAGTTGAACTTTACTCTTTAAGGAGACAGATAGGCGTAGTCCCCCAAGAAACATTGTTGTTTGATGGAACAGTACAAGAAAATATTGCTTTAACTAACCCGGAAGCAACTACAGAAGAAATTATCGAAGCAGCGCGTGTAGCTTGCGCCCATGAATTTATTATGGGCTTACCCAACGGTTACAATACCCGCGTTGGCGAAAGAGGTGCGGGACTTTCTGGGGGACAGCGCCAAAGAATTGCGATCGCTCGTTCTGTACTCCAACGACCAAAACTGTTAGTCTTAGATGAGGCTACCAGTGCTTTAGATTACCCTACAGAACGCCAAGTTTGTTTAAACTTAGCCAAAGCCTTTCAAGGTAGCACAGTATTTTTCATTACTCACCGCCTTAACACTGTCAGCCATGCAGATACTATCGTTGTCATGGATGCAAGCCGAGTCATAGAACAAGGAAGTCATCAAGAATTAATGGCTGCTAAAGGTCATTATTATTACCTTTATCAACAGCAAGAAGTTAATTTGTAA
- a CDS encoding HlyD family secretion protein produces MTQINGNRLNGNNGNGKHPSETTTESPVLTSSNKVSQQPLINQKFDNFEQSVVLRQSPVWSRTIMLTLIVLACFGIVWAYVAKIEQVVPATGQLKPQGTVKDVQAPVNGVVKEVYVKDGQKVNKGDLLLTFETVATLAEFNSLIQVRNSLIRENQIYRRLMSSSYTVGSELEFLRSRLPTDAVFLLKSRAALVGENELLRKELRNSTNTQGLGVDEQQRLRVSKLELATRANAAQLEVEKTKKQLTQNQVKIADTQSSLAIQQQIFDKLKILAEQGGISQLQYLNQQQQVQTLQAEVAQLQEEDKRLKYDIEKGRQELTNTVAVSGKNVLEKVSENKQRIADIDSQFIKIVLENEQRLADINSKISQAQLNLRYQELRAPVSGVVFDSQVKNPGFVANATQKILQIVPNDNYIAEVFITNKDIGFVREGMKADVRIDSFPFSEFGDIKGELISIGSDALPPDETHKFYRFPARISLDKQALNFNGKQLPLQSGMSTTVNIKVREERSVMSLFTEMFTKQIDSLKEVR; encoded by the coding sequence ATGACTCAAATTAATGGTAATCGTCTCAATGGCAATAATGGTAACGGTAAACATCCTTCAGAAACTACAACAGAATCACCCGTATTAACATCGTCAAATAAAGTTTCACAACAGCCTTTAATTAATCAAAAGTTTGATAACTTTGAACAGTCTGTTGTTTTACGCCAATCTCCGGTTTGGTCACGCACAATTATGTTGACCTTAATCGTATTAGCTTGTTTTGGCATTGTTTGGGCTTATGTTGCCAAAATTGAACAAGTTGTACCTGCTACAGGTCAATTAAAACCCCAAGGAACTGTCAAAGACGTGCAAGCACCAGTGAATGGCGTAGTCAAAGAAGTTTATGTCAAAGATGGTCAAAAAGTTAACAAAGGAGACTTACTACTAACCTTTGAAACTGTGGCAACTTTAGCAGAATTTAATTCATTAATTCAAGTTCGTAATAGTCTAATTAGGGAAAACCAAATTTATCGCCGTTTGATGAGTTCTAGCTATACTGTCGGCTCAGAACTGGAATTTTTACGGAGTAGATTACCAACAGATGCAGTCTTTTTGTTGAAAAGTCGCGCAGCATTAGTTGGCGAAAATGAATTGTTGCGGAAAGAATTAAGAAATTCAACAAATACTCAAGGGCTGGGAGTCGATGAACAACAACGTTTGCGAGTATCTAAATTAGAATTGGCTACCCGTGCAAATGCAGCCCAATTAGAAGTTGAGAAAACTAAAAAACAACTTACCCAAAATCAAGTTAAAATCGCCGATACACAATCTAGTTTAGCTATTCAACAGCAAATTTTCGATAAACTGAAAATACTAGCTGAACAAGGTGGTATTTCTCAGCTACAATATCTCAATCAACAACAACAAGTACAAACACTGCAAGCTGAAGTCGCTCAATTACAAGAAGAAGACAAACGCCTCAAATATGATATAGAAAAAGGACGACAAGAATTAACTAATACTGTGGCGGTTTCTGGGAAAAATGTTTTAGAAAAAGTTTCGGAAAATAAACAACGCATTGCTGATATCGATAGCCAGTTTATCAAAATTGTCCTGGAAAATGAACAGCGATTGGCAGATATTAACAGCAAAATTTCGCAAGCTCAACTCAATCTCAGATATCAAGAACTACGCGCCCCAGTCAGCGGTGTAGTTTTTGATTCACAAGTTAAAAATCCGGGTTTTGTTGCTAATGCTACACAAAAAATCCTGCAAATAGTACCTAATGATAACTATATTGCTGAGGTATTTATCACGAATAAGGATATTGGGTTTGTGCGGGAAGGGATGAAAGCTGATGTGAGAATCGATTCCTTTCCATTCAGCGAATTTGGTGATATTAAAGGAGAGCTAATTTCGATTGGTTCTGATGCTTTACCACCGGATGAAACGCATAAATTTTATCGTTTCCCAGCCAGAATATCTTTAGATAAACAAGCACTAAATTTCAACGGTAAACAACTACCATTGCAGTCAGGGATGTCAACTACAGTTAATATTAAGGTGCGGGAGGAAAGAAGTGTGATGAGTCTATTTACTGAGATGTTTACTAAGCAAATTGACAGTTTAAAAGAAGTCCGCTAA
- a CDS encoding periplasmic solute binding protein: MLNKLLFIHSLRVAFITLLIGLVGCARQATNTSFTQTTTVDENLPKVVATTSILCDLIKQVAENTVNLACLIPPGTDPHNYQPNTADRETIDQANLIFYNGYNFEPSLIRIIKSTSNTAPKIAVSQVAVPKPQRFIEDGQRVIDPHIWQNAKNGIKMLEVISNNLKKLEPNNAGVYNSNNKRIKSELTQLDSWIKTRIATIPREKRKLVTTHNALAYYAKAYSIPLAGVLAGINPNDKPTDGQINNLVNEIQQAKVPTIFSETNINPKLVQSVAQAAEVKVSERGLYTDNLGETKSDGDSYQKMMVANTRTIVEGLGGTYLIFQPKTSK; encoded by the coding sequence ATGCTAAACAAATTACTATTTATTCATTCCTTACGCGTTGCTTTTATTACCTTATTGATTGGATTAGTGGGTTGTGCAAGACAAGCCACTAATACTTCATTTACTCAAACCACAACAGTAGATGAAAATCTTCCTAAAGTTGTCGCTACAACCAGCATATTATGTGACTTAATTAAACAAGTTGCAGAGAATACAGTGAATCTCGCCTGTTTAATTCCTCCAGGTACTGACCCCCATAACTATCAACCAAACACAGCAGACCGTGAAACTATTGACCAAGCTAATTTGATTTTTTATAATGGCTACAATTTTGAACCAAGCTTGATCAGAATTATTAAATCAACTAGCAATACTGCACCCAAAATAGCTGTAAGTCAGGTAGCAGTTCCTAAACCGCAACGATTTATTGAAGATGGGCAAAGAGTTATAGATCCTCATATTTGGCAAAATGCTAAAAATGGGATCAAAATGTTGGAAGTAATTAGCAACAACCTGAAAAAATTAGAGCCTAATAATGCCGGAGTTTATAATAGTAATAATAAACGAATTAAAAGTGAACTAACTCAGTTAGATAGTTGGATAAAAACAAGAATAGCTACTATTCCTCGTGAGAAACGTAAATTAGTTACAACCCATAATGCACTGGCTTATTACGCCAAAGCATATAGTATTCCACTAGCAGGAGTTTTAGCTGGTATTAACCCAAATGATAAACCAACAGACGGACAGATAAACAATTTAGTTAACGAAATCCAACAAGCTAAAGTCCCAACTATTTTTTCTGAAACAAATATTAATCCAAAATTAGTTCAATCAGTAGCACAAGCAGCAGAGGTCAAAGTTTCTGAACGAGGACTTTATACTGATAATCTAGGAGAAACAAAAAGTGATGGTGATAGTTATCAAAAAATGATGGTTGCAAATACACGCACGATTGTAGAAGGTTTAGGAGGAACTTATTTAATATTTCAACCAAAAACTAGTAAGTAG
- a CDS encoding WD-40 repeat-containing protein gives MNLTTNKSSEFAIYDSGMLSDYVTALAWSPEGEILAATSAAGEVVLWNDGNVVELQSSSGKSVDCVAFSADGKFLAVGGQDGQVKIWREHELIATLENAPAWVDKLAWNHTSNQLAFSLGRYVQVWDADLGEIVVTLNFDNSSVLGIDWRSDGQYLAIGGYQGIKIWESQNWDEEPFFLTMPTVSVAMGWSPDSKYLASGNMDRSVTVLDWSNPDPWIMRGFPGKIRQLAWSEATTELGAPILASSSVEGIVVWEKLEDESSGWEARVLTNHVDVINAIAFAPHSFLLASAGADGLLCLWTEASQVSQILTGATAGFSTLAWHPQGQFLAAGGEQGELIIWSKDV, from the coding sequence ATGAACTTGACAACTAACAAATCCTCAGAATTTGCGATATATGATTCCGGGATGCTGTCAGATTATGTCACAGCATTAGCTTGGTCTCCTGAAGGTGAAATTCTCGCGGCGACATCTGCGGCTGGAGAGGTGGTGCTATGGAATGATGGTAATGTCGTAGAACTACAAAGTAGCAGTGGGAAATCTGTAGACTGTGTGGCTTTTTCGGCTGATGGCAAATTTTTAGCCGTTGGTGGACAGGATGGACAAGTCAAAATTTGGCGGGAACATGAACTCATCGCCACTTTAGAAAATGCACCAGCCTGGGTAGATAAGTTGGCTTGGAATCATACTAGTAACCAACTAGCTTTTAGTTTGGGGCGTTATGTGCAAGTCTGGGATGCTGATCTGGGTGAGATAGTCGTCACCTTAAATTTTGATAACTCCTCGGTTTTAGGGATAGATTGGCGCAGCGATGGCCAGTATTTAGCCATTGGTGGTTATCAAGGAATCAAGATTTGGGAGAGTCAAAACTGGGATGAAGAACCATTCTTTCTGACTATGCCAACTGTCAGTGTAGCTATGGGTTGGTCGCCTGATAGCAAATACTTGGCTTCCGGGAATATGGATCGCAGCGTCACAGTTTTGGATTGGAGCAACCCCGACCCCTGGATTATGCGTGGCTTTCCTGGTAAGATTCGGCAGTTAGCATGGTCAGAAGCTACTACTGAACTAGGTGCGCCGATACTTGCATCTTCTAGTGTTGAAGGTATTGTCGTCTGGGAAAAGTTAGAGGATGAATCTTCAGGTTGGGAAGCGCGAGTGTTAACTAATCATGTGGATGTGATTAATGCGATCGCTTTTGCACCCCACAGCTTTTTGTTAGCATCCGCTGGCGCTGATGGTTTATTGTGTTTGTGGACAGAAGCTTCGCAAGTATCCCAAATTCTCACAGGTGCTACCGCCGGGTTCTCCACCTTAGCTTGGCATCCCCAAGGTCAGTTTCTCGCCGCAGGTGGTGAACAAGGCGAGTTAATTATCTGGTCAAAAGATGTATAA
- the ftsH gene encoding cell division protein FtsH: MNKRWRNAGLYALLFIVVIALGTAFFDKQPQNTQTWRYSQFIQEVEKGRVTQVRVSADRSTAIVKAQDGTQIKVTLVNDPDLINTLTSKGVDISVLPQTDEGFWFKALSSLFFPVLLLVGLFFLLRRAQSGPGSQAMNFGKSKARVQMEPQTQVTFGDVAGIDQAKLELNEVVDFLKNADRFTAVGAKIPKGVLLVGPPGTGKTLLARAVAGEAGVPFFSISGSEFVEMFVGVGASRVRDLFEQAKSNAPCIVFIDEIDAVGRQRGAGLGGGNDEREQTLNQLLTEMDGFEGNTGIIIIAATNRPDVLDAALLRPGRFDRQVVVDRPDYAGRSEILKVHARGKTLAKDVDLDKIARRTPGFTGADLSNLLNEAAILAARRNLTEISMDEINDAIDRVLAGPEKKDRVMSEKRKTLVAYHEAGHALVGALMPDYDPVQKISIIPRGRAGGLTWFTPSEDRMDTGLYSRSYLENQMAVALGGRLAEEIIFGEEEVTTGASNDLQQVARVARQMITRFGMSDRLGPVALGRQQGNMFLGRDIMSERDFSEETAAAIDEEVRKLVDTAYTRAKEVLINNRHILDQLAQMLVDKETVDAEELQEILANNDVKTAAFA; this comes from the coding sequence GTGAATAAAAGATGGAGAAATGCGGGGCTGTACGCGCTACTGTTTATTGTTGTCATTGCGCTGGGAACAGCATTCTTTGACAAACAACCACAAAACACACAAACATGGCGCTACAGTCAATTTATTCAAGAAGTTGAAAAAGGTAGAGTTACACAAGTTAGGGTGAGTGCAGATCGTTCTACAGCGATTGTTAAGGCTCAGGACGGAACTCAGATTAAAGTCACCTTAGTTAACGACCCCGACTTAATTAACACTCTCACCTCTAAAGGCGTTGATATTTCTGTATTGCCTCAAACTGATGAAGGTTTTTGGTTTAAGGCACTAAGCAGTTTATTTTTCCCTGTACTGCTGTTAGTTGGTTTATTTTTCTTACTCCGCCGCGCTCAAAGTGGCCCTGGTAGCCAAGCCATGAACTTTGGTAAATCCAAAGCCAGAGTGCAAATGGAACCTCAAACCCAGGTGACATTTGGTGATGTTGCTGGGATTGACCAAGCCAAGCTCGAATTAAACGAAGTTGTAGACTTTCTCAAAAACGCCGATCGCTTTACCGCAGTTGGTGCAAAAATTCCTAAAGGAGTATTATTAGTAGGGCCTCCAGGTACAGGTAAAACCTTACTGGCTCGTGCTGTGGCTGGGGAAGCTGGTGTACCTTTCTTCTCTATCTCTGGTTCCGAATTTGTAGAAATGTTCGTGGGTGTGGGTGCTTCCCGCGTCCGTGATTTATTTGAGCAAGCTAAATCTAACGCTCCTTGTATCGTCTTTATCGATGAAATTGACGCAGTTGGTCGTCAACGGGGTGCTGGTTTAGGCGGTGGTAACGATGAACGGGAACAAACCCTCAACCAGTTACTCACCGAAATGGATGGTTTTGAAGGTAACACTGGTATTATCATCATTGCTGCTACCAACCGTCCCGACGTATTAGACGCAGCTTTATTACGTCCTGGTCGCTTCGACCGTCAAGTTGTAGTAGACCGTCCTGACTACGCCGGACGCAGCGAAATCCTGAAAGTTCACGCCCGTGGCAAAACCTTAGCTAAAGATGTGGACTTGGATAAAATCGCCCGTCGTACCCCTGGTTTCACTGGCGCAGATTTATCCAACTTGTTGAACGAAGCAGCAATTTTGGCAGCACGCCGCAACTTAACCGAAATTTCGATGGATGAAATCAATGATGCCATCGATCGCGTGTTAGCTGGCCCAGAAAAGAAAGACCGGGTAATGAGCGAAAAACGCAAGACCTTGGTAGCTTATCACGAAGCTGGTCACGCTTTAGTTGGTGCATTGATGCCTGACTATGACCCAGTACAAAAGATTAGTATCATTCCTCGCGGTCGTGCAGGTGGTTTAACTTGGTTCACCCCCAGCGAAGACCGGATGGACACTGGTTTATACAGTCGCTCCTATCTGGAAAATCAGATGGCTGTGGCATTAGGTGGTCGTTTAGCCGAAGAAATTATCTTTGGTGAAGAAGAAGTAACCACAGGTGCTTCTAACGACCTACAACAGGTAGCAAGAGTAGCCCGTCAAATGATTACTCGCTTTGGAATGAGCGATCGCTTAGGGCCTGTTGCACTGGGTCGTCAACAAGGTAATATGTTCCTCGGACGCGATATTATGTCAGAGCGCGACTTCTCCGAAGAAACCGCTGCTGCTATCGACGAAGAAGTACGGAAACTCGTAGATACAGCCTACACCCGCGCCAAAGAAGTGTTAATCAACAACCGTCACATTCTAGATCAGTTAGCCCAAATGCTGGTTGATAAAGAGACAGTAGATGCCGAAGAATTGCAAGAAATCTTGGCAAATAATGATGTGAAAACTGCCGCCTTTGCTTAA
- a CDS encoding aminotransferase class IV, with the protein MKGGEVIYWYNGKLIESQTLELDINDPGLLYGATVFTTLRVYENSLDSSLTNWQAHCDRLQLSLQAFTWQQPDWQWIHQGAEILIQHFPILRITLFPDGREWIIGRNLPADLTKKQQNGVKCAIAQPEFSRNLPSHKTGNYLGAWLAKNSVQALAAEEGILVDIAGNWLETTTGNLWGWRDGLWWTPPEYVGILPGIMRSQIIQWLQNQQLQVREEPWTPELVTGFEAIAYTNSVVEIIPIHTVEQASGSLQYNPHHLNFQQIRRLFSMTTVPFWYTLK; encoded by the coding sequence TTGAAAGGTGGTGAAGTTATTTATTGGTATAACGGCAAATTAATTGAGTCTCAAACCCTGGAATTAGATATTAATGATCCGGGGTTGCTTTATGGTGCAACGGTGTTTACTACATTGCGAGTTTATGAAAATTCTCTCGATAGTAGTTTAACTAACTGGCAGGCACACTGCGATCGCCTCCAGTTAAGTTTACAAGCTTTTACTTGGCAACAACCAGATTGGCAGTGGATACATCAAGGTGCAGAAATTCTCATTCAACATTTCCCCATTCTCAGAATTACCTTGTTTCCTGATGGTAGGGAATGGATAATTGGCAGAAATTTACCAGCAGATTTAACAAAAAAACAACAAAATGGGGTGAAATGCGCCATTGCACAACCAGAATTTTCTCGCAACTTGCCTTCTCATAAAACAGGTAATTATTTAGGTGCTTGGTTAGCGAAAAATAGTGTGCAAGCTTTAGCAGCCGAGGAAGGGATTTTAGTTGATATTGCAGGTAATTGGCTAGAAACTACGACTGGTAATCTTTGGGGGTGGCGGGATGGTTTGTGGTGGACACCGCCCGAATATGTAGGGATTTTACCCGGAATTATGCGATCGCAAATTATTCAATGGCTGCAAAACCAACAGCTACAAGTACGAGAGGAACCTTGGACACCTGAGTTAGTCACGGGATTTGAAGCGATCGCCTACACTAATAGTGTGGTAGAAATTATCCCCATTCATACCGTCGAGCAAGCTTCAGGGTCGCTACAATATAATCCCCACCATCTCAATTTTCAGCAAATCAGGAGGCTTTTTAGCATGACAACCGTACCATTCTGGTATACCTTAAAATAA
- the tgt gene encoding queuine tRNA-ribosyltransferase has translation MPVGTLANVKTVTPAQLKDTGAQMVLSNTYHLHLQPGEAIVAGGGGLHKFMGWDGPMLTDSGGFQVFSLSEIRKITEEGVTFRSPHDGQIINLTPERSIEIQNTLGADVIMAFDECPPYPATRQEVETATERTYRWLERCIAAHQRQDQALFGIVQGGVYLDLRSQAAVALAKLDLPGYAIGGVSVGEPAELMAQIVQATAPLLPPEKPRYLMGVGTYREMALAIASGIDLFDCVIPTRWARHGTAMVQGERWNLKNAKFREDFTPLDETCPCYACQNFSRAYISHLVRSQEILAYTLLSIHNITELIRFTQKIRQAILNDSFLEEFGHWLNSPDTGELEENS, from the coding sequence ATGCCTGTGGGGACACTGGCTAATGTCAAAACAGTCACCCCCGCCCAGTTAAAAGATACTGGCGCACAGATGGTATTGTCAAACACATACCATCTCCATCTGCAACCAGGAGAAGCAATTGTAGCTGGCGGTGGTGGGTTACATAAGTTTATGGGCTGGGATGGGCCGATGCTCACTGATTCTGGTGGTTTTCAAGTATTCAGCTTGAGCGAGATACGAAAAATTACTGAAGAAGGTGTAACCTTTCGCTCACCCCATGATGGACAGATTATCAATTTAACACCAGAGCGTTCTATAGAAATTCAGAATACTTTAGGGGCCGATGTGATCATGGCATTTGATGAATGTCCGCCTTACCCCGCGACGCGCCAAGAAGTAGAAACGGCTACTGAACGAACTTACCGTTGGCTAGAACGTTGTATAGCAGCCCATCAACGCCAAGATCAGGCCTTATTTGGAATTGTGCAAGGGGGAGTGTATTTAGATTTGCGTTCTCAGGCGGCTGTAGCGTTAGCTAAGTTAGATTTGCCTGGATATGCTATTGGTGGCGTGAGTGTGGGCGAACCCGCAGAATTGATGGCGCAGATTGTCCAAGCCACCGCACCACTGTTACCACCAGAAAAGCCCCGCTATTTGATGGGTGTGGGAACTTACCGAGAAATGGCGCTCGCGATCGCTTCTGGGATAGATTTATTTGATTGCGTTATCCCGACTCGTTGGGCAAGACATGGTACAGCAATGGTGCAAGGCGAACGCTGGAATTTAAAAAATGCTAAATTTCGTGAAGATTTCACACCATTGGATGAAACTTGCCCTTGTTATGCGTGTCAAAATTTTAGTCGGGCATATATTTCTCATTTGGTGCGATCGCAAGAAATTTTGGCTTACACCTTACTCAGCATTCACAATATCACCGAACTGATTCGGTTTACTCAAAAGATTCGCCAAGCAATATTAAACGATTCCTTTCTCGAAGAATTTGGTCATTGGCTGAACTCGCCGGACACTGGAGAATTAGAGGAAAATTCTTAA